One window of the Serinus canaria isolate serCan28SL12 chromosome 9, serCan2020, whole genome shotgun sequence genome contains the following:
- the TRPC1 gene encoding short transient receptor potential channel 1: MAALYQSADPSASASPNKLLALKDVRQVKEETTLDEKLFLLACDKGDYYMVKKLLEENSSGEMNINCVDVLGRNAVTITIENENLDILQLLLDYGCQSSDALLVAIDSEVVGAVDILLNHRPKRSSRPTIVKLMERIQNPEYSTTMDVAPVILAAHRNNYEILTMLLKQDISLPKPHAVGCECTLCTAKNKKDSLRHSRFRLDIYRCLASPALIMLTEEDPILRAFELSADLKELSLVEVEFRNDYEELAQQCKTFAKDLLAQARNSRELEVILNHTSSDEHVDKRGLLEERMNLSRLKLAIKYNQKEFVAQSNCQQFLNTVWFGQMAGYRRKHTCKKILTVLMVGIFWPVLSLCYLLAPKSRVGRIIHTPFMKFIIHGASYFTFLLLLNLYSLVYNENKKNTMGPALERIDYLLIIWLIGMVWSDVKRLWYDGLEDFLEESRNQLSFVMNSLYLATFALKVVAHNKFHDYAERKDWDAFHPTLVAEGLFAFANVLSYLRLFFMYTTSSILGPLQISMGQMLQDFGKFLGMFLLVLFSFTIGLTQLYDKGFTVNEEKDCAGIFCEQQSNDTFHSFIGTCFALFWYIFSLAHVAVFVTRFSYGEELQSFVGAVIVGTYNVVVVIVLTKLLVAMLHKSFQLIANHEDKEWKFARAKLWLSYFDDKCTLPPPFNVIPSPKTICYLFNSLSKWICSHTSSGKVKRQNSLKEWRNLKQKRDENYQKVMCCLVHRYLTSMRQKMQSTDQATVENLNELRQDLSKFRNEMRDLLGFRTSKYAMFYPRN, encoded by the exons ATGGCCGCCCTGTACCAGAGTGCGGACCCGTCCGCCTCGGCCTCGCCCAACAAGCTGCTGGCGCTGAAGGATGTGCGGCAGGTGAAGGAGGAGACTACGCTGGACGagaagcttttcctgctggccTGCGACAAAG GTGACTATTACATGGTTAAGAAACTCTTAGAGGAAAACAGCTCGGGTGAAATGAACATAAATTGTGTGGATGTGCTTGGACGAAATGCTGTTACTATAActattgaaaatgaaaacttggACATACTACAGCTGCTTTTGGATTATGGCTGCCAG TCCTCGGATGCACTTTTGGTGGCTATTGACTCGGAAGTGGTGGGAGCTGTTGACATTCTACTTAATCACCGACCTAAACGATCCTCCAGGCCAACCATTGTG AAATTAATGGAACGCATTCAGAACCCAGAGTACTCAACAACCATGGATGTGGCACCAGTAATTTTAGCTGCTCATCGTAACAACTATGAAATTCTCACCATGCTCTTGAAGCAAGACATATCATTACCCAAACCTCATGCTgtgggctgtgagtgcacactGTGCACTGCCAAGAACAAAAAAGATAGTCTGCGACATTCCAG GTTTCGTCTTGACATTTATCGGTGTTTGGCCAGTCCTGCCTTGATAATGTTGACAGAGGAGGATCCAATCCTAAGAGCTTTTGAACTTAGTGCAGACTTGAAAGAATTAAGTCTTGTTGAGGTTGAGTTCAG AAATGATTATGAGGAGCTTGCTCAGCAGTGCAAAACCTTTGCTAAAGATTTACTTGCACAAGCACGGAATTCCCGGGAGCTGGAAGTGATTCTGAATCACACCTCCAGTGATGAACATGTAGACAAGAGAGGATTGTTGGAGGAGAGGATGAACTTAAGCCGCTTAAAACTTGCAATCAAGTATAACCAAAAAGAG TTTGTTGCCCAGTCCAACTGCCAGCAGTTTCTCAACACGGTGTGGTTTGGGCAGATGGCCGGCTATCGGCGCAAGCACACCTGCAAGAAGATCCTGACTGTTCTGATGGTTGGCATTTTCTGGCCAGTTCTGTCCCTCTGTTACTTGTTAGCTCCTAAATCTCGAGTAGGTCGAATAATTCACACTCCTTTTATGAAGTTTATTATTCATGGAGCTtcatatttcacatttctgttaTTACTTAATTTGTACTCGCTTGTCTACAATGAGAATAAGAAGAATACAATGGGACCAGCCCTTGAGAGAATAGACTATCTTCTGATAATATGGCTTATTG gaatggtGTGGTCAGATGTTAAGAGGCTCTGGTATGATGGTTTAGAAGATTTTTTAGAAGAGTCCCGCAATCAGCTTAGTTTTGTCATGAATTCCCTGTATTTGGCAACTTTTGCCCTCAAAGTCGTTGCCCATAACAAG TTTCATGATTATGCTGAAAGGAAGGACTGGGATGCATTCCATCCGACCCTAGTGGCAGAAGGTCTTTTTGCCTTTGCCAATGTTCTTAGTTACCTGCGTCTCTTCTTCATGTACACAACCAGCTCCATTCTGGGACCACTGCAG ATTTCAATGGGGCAGATGCTACAAGATTTTGGAAAATTTCTGGGCATGTTTCTTCTTGTCTTGTTCTCATTCACAATTGGATTGACCCAACTTTATGACAAAGGATTTACtgtaaatgaagaaaaggaCTGTGCGGGCATTTTCTGTGAACAGCAGAGCAATGACACATTCCATTC GTTTATTGGTACATGTTTTGCTCTCTTCTGGTACATATTCTCCCTGGCACATGTTGCAGTCTTTGTGACACGTTTTAGCTACGGTGAAGAATTACAGTCTTTTGTTGGTGCTGTTATTGTTGGGACCTACAACGTGGTGGTTGTGATCGTATTAACAAAACTCCTTGTGGCAATGCTTCACAAAAGTTTTCAGCTGATAGCA AATCATGAAGATAAGGAGTGGAAGTTTGCTCGTGCCAAGCTTTGGCTTAGCTACTTCGATGATAAATGCACACTCCCTCCACCTTTTAACGTTATACCCTCTCCCAAGACAATTTGTTACCTTTTCAACAGTCTCAGTAAATGGATCTGCTCTCATACATCGAGTGGCAAAGTGAAACGTCAGAACAGTCTCAAG GAATGGAGAAATCTGAAGCAGAAGAGAGATGAGAATTACCAAAAGGTGATGTGCTGCTTAGTCCACCGTTACTTGACCTCCATGAGACAGAAGATGCAGAGTACGGACCAGGCCACTGTGGAGAACCTCAATGAACTGCGACAGGACTTGTCAAAGTTCCGCAACGAAATGAGAGACCTGCTTGGCTTTCGAACTTCCAAATATGCTATGTTTTATCCAAGAAACTAA